A section of the Humulus lupulus chromosome 2, drHumLupu1.1, whole genome shotgun sequence genome encodes:
- the LOC133817543 gene encoding protein disulfide-isomerase 5-2-like: MAGWSSSGLRCMVLLFIQIFGSALSSSSTEGQWAVDGKVLELDESNFDSAISTFDYILVDFYAPWCGHCKRLSPQLDAAAPMLAALKEPIVIAKIDADKYSRLARKHDIDGYPMLKLFMHGVPVEYNGPRKADLLVRYLKKFVAPDVSILDSDSAVSNFVEAAGTYFPLYIGFGLNESVISKLATKYKKKAWFSVAKDFSEDVMVLYDFDKVPSLVAVRPSYEEKSIFYGPFEEEFLENFIKQNLFPLALPITYDTLESLDDDERKIVVTIVEDEDNEKSMKLVGILKSAASANRDLVFGYVGIKQWGDFAETFGVNKKTKLPKMVVWNRNEDFHTVIGSESIDEEDQASQVSQFLEGYREGRTIENRVSGPSVLGFINSLIGIKSVYLIVFIVAIIMLIQTIYKEEPTGNGIRDEADHPSSSVSETRESRPGEKED, encoded by the exons ATGGCAGGGTGGAGTTCGTCTGGATTACGATGTATGGTGTTGTTGTTTATACAAATCTTTGGGTCTGCGTTATCGTCGTCTTCTACAGAGGGGCAGTGGGCTGTAGATGGTAAGGTGTTGGAATTGGATGAATCCAACTTCGACTCGGCGATTTCGACCTTTGACTATATTTTGGTCGATTTCTATGCCCCGTGGTGCGGCCACTGCAAGCGTCTTTCTCCGCAG CTCGATGCAGCTGCCCCAATGCTTGCTGCTCTGAAAGAGCCGATAGTTATTGCTAAAATAGATGCTGACAAGTATTCTCGTCTTGCTCGTAAACATGATATCGA TGGTTATCCTATGCTCAAGCTCTTTATGCATGGTGTGCCAGTAGAATATAATGGACCTAGGAAAGCCGACTTGCTTGTTCGTTATCTGAAGAAATTTGTGGCACCTGATGTTTCTATACTTGATTCAGACTCTGCTGTTAGTAACTTTGTTGAGGCTGCTGGCACTTACTTTCCTTTATATATTGGTTTTGGCTTGAATGAGTCAGTCATCTCAAAGTTAGCGACCAAGTATAAGAAGAAAGCATGGTTTTCAGTTGCAAAGGATTTCTCAGAAGATGTCATGGTTTTATATGACTTTGACAAGGTTCCTTCCCTTGTAGCTGTTCGTCCAAGTTATGAGGAAAAAAGTATCTTCTATGGCCCTTTTGAAG AGGAGTTCTTAGAGAATTTTATAAAACAAAATCTCTTCCCTCTGGCTCTCCCCATAACCTATGACACATTAGAATCTTTAGATGATGATGAAAGAAAAATCGTAGTGACAATAGTGGAGGATGAGGATAATGAGAAATCTATGAAGCTCGTCGGGATATTGAAATCTGCTGCATCTGCAAATCGGGATCTGGTATTTGGTTATGTTGGAATCAAGCAGTGGGGAGACTTTGCTGAGACTTTTGGGGTCAATAAGAAGACAAAACTGCCAAAAATGGTTGTTTGGAATCGAAATGAGGATTTCCATACG GTTATTGGTTCAGAAAGCATTGATGAGGAGGATCAGGCATCACAAGTGTCGCAATTTCTTGAAGGTTACAGGGAAGGAAGAACAATCGAGAACCGAGTGAGCGGACCATCAGTACTTGGTTTCATAAATTCACTTATTGGCATCAAGAGTGTATATTTAATTGTTTTTATTGTTGCGATCATCATGCTTATACAAACCATTTACAAAGAAGAGCCTACTGGCAATGGTATTAGAGATGAGGCCGATCATCCCAGCAGCTCTGTTTCTGAAACCAGAGAGAGTAGGCCAGGAGAAAAAGAAGACTAG
- the LOC133817544 gene encoding alpha-(1,4)-fucosyltransferase-like: protein MFLKPFNSFTIVSLITLAFLFLLFSGFLEFPSISSSIKPITDPGPSLSNSSSEPFTDLFSAFRKWDSLVGCARFKEKNQELIQNRLNESSSLQEADVDSGCGELKMGHVSVLVKGWTWIPDNLDNLYTCSCGLSCFWTKSPVLADKPDAMLFETTRPPFQRRVGDPLRVYMDLEAGRKRSGVEDMFISYHAGDDVQSTYGGGLFHNGRNYHVSRYKKNDKLVYWSSSRCLPKRNQLAKKLLSLLPHHSFGKCLNNVGGLDMALSFYPECANDANVTPKWWDHLHCAMSHYKFVLAIENTMTESYVTEKLFYALDSGSVPIYFGAPNVWDFVPPHSIIDGSKFSSLEELASYVRAVANDPVTYAEYHAWRRCGVLANYGKTRAVSLDTLPCRLCRAVSRKGGRNARAL from the exons ATGTTCTTGaagcccttcaactccttcaCCATTGTATCCTTGATAACTCTCGCATTTTTGTTCCTCCTTTTCTCGGGCTTTCTCGAATTCCCTTCTATATCGAGTTCAATCAAACCCATCACCGATCCTGGTCCATCTTTAAGCAACTCTTCGTCGGAACCATTTACCGATTTGTTCAGTGCGTTCAGGAAATGGGATTCCTTGGTGGGTTGTGCTCGATTCAAGGAGAAGAATCAGGAGTTGATCCAGAACCGGTTGAATGAGTCTTCCTCTTTGCAAGAAGCTGATGTTGATTCAGGTTGCGGAGAGCTGAAAATGGGTCATGTTAGTGTTTTGGTTAAAGGATGGACTTGGATTCCTGACAATTTGGATAATTTGTATACATGTTCATGTGGGTTGAGCTGTTTTTGGACTAAATCTCCTGTTCTTGCTGACAAGCCTGACGCCATGTTGTTCGAGACTACTAGACCTCCCTTTCAG AGACGTGTTGGAGATCCGCTCCGTGTATATATGGACCTTGAGGCTGGCAGGAAGCGCTCTGGGGTTGAGGACATGTTTATTAGTTATCATGCTGGGGACGATGTGCAGTCCACTTACGGTGGAGGACTCTTTCATAACGGTCGAAACTATCACGTATCTCGTTACAAGAAGAAT GATAAACTTGTTTATTGGTCATCGTCTCGCTGTCTTCCTAAAAGAAATCAGCTCGCTAAGAAGCTTCTCAGCTTGCTGCCTCACCACTCTTTCGGCAAGTGCTTGAACAACGTTGGTGGCCTAGACATGGCTCTTTCCTTCTACCCTGAGTGTGCCAATGATGCCAATGTCACCCCAAAATGGTGGGATCACTTACACTGTGCCATGTCTCATTACAAGTTCGTTCTTGCTATCGAGAACACAATGACGGAGAGTTATGTGACTGAGAAACTCTTTTACGCTTTAGACTCTGGCTCAGTCCCTATCTACTTTGGTGCCCCGAATGTCTGGGACTTTGTTCCACCACATTCAATTATAGACGGTTCAAAGTTCAGCTCCTTGGAGGAATTGGCTTCTTATGTGAGAGCTGTTGCTAATGACCCAGTAACCTATGCAGAGTACCATGCTTGGAGAAGATGTGGGGTTCTAGCAAACTACGGAAAGACCCGTGCAGTGAGCCTTGACACCTTACCATGCCGTTTGTGTAGAGCCGTTAGTAGAAAAGGAGGGAGAAATGCAAGAGCCTTGTGA